Proteins encoded within one genomic window of Arachis ipaensis cultivar K30076 chromosome B08, Araip1.1, whole genome shotgun sequence:
- the LOC107610460 gene encoding uncharacterized protein LOC107610460, with product MADVPPLSLSELMRMVAELQQANQRIADKNQIMAAQIAELNHARIEHNDTHQHQPEDEEHHSQPSHVSETAQAEEPQPEDEKEEADDLVGPFTEEVMNFELPKRFTLPLTLTPYDGRGDPKKFIKKFRSIMIVNGASDTVLCRCFPNYLDGPALDWLCALSAGSISRFQQLAKLFDEHFAGSAIYLHDSDYLNTIKQGPNESLKDYMTRFTKVAISIPDLHPEVHLHAIKSGLRPGKFQETIAVAKPRTLAEFREKAKGQIDIEELRQARKNEKSHFRDDDKNSSTKKNFKLTPRFDSYTQFNTKREDIIKEILNSKLIKPPRKAGTYQDAKNVDKSKYCAFHQKHSHNTNDCVVAKDLLERLARQGHLDKYIGCHIQKRVTPSTTNDSSEQQNRGKEKASSS from the coding sequence ATGGCTGACGTACCGCCTCTTTCACTGTCCGAACTCATGCGAATGGTAGCTGAGCTACAACAAGCCAACCAACGAATAGCCGACAAGAACCAAATAATGGCTGCCCAAATCGCCGAACTAAATCATGCTCGAATAGAGCACAACGATACTCACCAACATCAGCCAGAAGATGAGGAACATCATTCCCAACCCTCTCATGTCTCGGAGACTGCCCAAGCCGAAGAACCCCAACCTGAAGATGAAAAGGAGGAGGCCGACGACCTTGTGGGACCCTTCACAGAAGAAGTAATGAACTTCGAATTGCCAAAGAGATTCACACTGCCGCTAACCCTCACACCTTATGATGGACGCGGAGACCCAAAGAAATTTATCAAGAAGTTCCGATCAATAATGATCGTCAATGGTGCATCAGATACAGTTTTATGCCGTTGTTTTCCAAATTATTTAgatggtcctgcacttgattggttgtgTGCTTTGTCTGCAGGTTCCATCTCGCGGTTTCAGCAGCTGGCGAAGTTATTTGATGAGCACTTTGCCGGGTCCGCAATTTACTTGCACGACTCCGATTACTTGAATACAATCAAACAGGGACCGAACGAAAGCTTGAAGGACTACATGACCCGCTTCACCAAAGTCGCAATCAGTATACCTGACCTCCACCCCGAGGTCCACCTACACGCAATCAAGAGCGGACTCCGACCTGGAAAATTCCAGGAGACAATCGCAGTAGCCAAGCCGAGGACCCTTGCAGAATTTCGCGAGAAGGCAAAAGGCCAAATTGACATCGAAGAGCTCAGACAAGCTCGGAAAAATGAGAAGTCACACTTCCGAGACGACGACAAGAACTCCAGCactaagaaaaattttaaattaacccCTCGATTTGATTCTTATACGCAGTTCAATACTAAGAGAGAAGACATAATCAAAGAGATCTTGAATTCGAAATTGATTAAACCACCAAGGAAAGCCGGCACCTATCAAGATGCAAAGAATGTGGACAAGTCTAAATATTGCGCTTTCCACCAGAAACACAGCCACAACACTAATGACTGTGTGGTAGCCAAAGACCTTTTAGAACGCCTGGCCAGGCAAGGACACCTCGACAAGTACATTGGCTGCCACATCCAAAAGCGCGTCACACCTTCCACAACAAACGATTCCTCCGAACAACAAAACCGAGGAAAAGAGAAGGCATCTTCAAGCTAA